In one Nomascus leucogenys isolate Asia chromosome 13, Asia_NLE_v1, whole genome shotgun sequence genomic region, the following are encoded:
- the NDUFB2 gene encoding NADH dehydrogenase [ubiquinone] 1 beta subcomplex subunit 2, mitochondrial isoform X1, with protein MSALTRVASLAGVGGRLFRSGRAQTAGNGGVRHAGGGVHIEPRYRQFPQLTRSQVFQSEFFSGFMWFWILWRFWHDSEEVLEPELATWTTATLVTPLSSGQATNHRLRQRCYYPLLGLNYQWASVIHPSITFQGCAGDTTWTSSFNGEE; from the exons ATGTCGGCTCTGACTCGAGTGGCGTCTTTGGCTGGCGTTGGAGGCCGCCTTTTCAGAAGCGGCCGCGCACAGACTGCTGGAAATGGTGGAGTCCGTCA TGCCGGTGGTGGTGTGCACATTGAGCCCCGGTATAGACAGTTCCCCCAGCTGACCAGATCCCAGGTGTTCCAGAGCGAGTTCTTCAGTGGATTCATGTGGTTCTGGATTCTCTGGCGCTTTTGGCATGACTCCGAAGAGGTGCTG GAGCCAG AGCTAGCAACATGGACCACAGCTACACTGGTGACTCCGCTCTCCTCTGGCCAAGCTACAAATCATCGCCTGAGGCAGAGATGCTACTACCCTCTTCTGGGGCTCAACTACCAATGGGCATCAGTAATCCATCCCAGTATAACATTTCAAGGATGCGCTGGAGACACTACATGGACTTCCTCTTTCAATGGTGAGGAATGA
- the NDUFB2 gene encoding NADH dehydrogenase [ubiquinone] 1 beta subcomplex subunit 2, mitochondrial isoform X3 produces the protein MSALTRVASLAGVGGRLFRSGRAQTAGNGGVRHAGGGVHIEPRYRQFPQLTRSQVFQSEFFSGFMWFWILWRFWHDSEEVLEPGENFKDYRLHVAH, from the exons ATGTCGGCTCTGACTCGAGTGGCGTCTTTGGCTGGCGTTGGAGGCCGCCTTTTCAGAAGCGGCCGCGCACAGACTGCTGGAAATGGTGGAGTCCGTCA TGCCGGTGGTGGTGTGCACATTGAGCCCCGGTATAGACAGTTCCCCCAGCTGACCAGATCCCAGGTGTTCCAGAGCGAGTTCTTCAGTGGATTCATGTGGTTCTGGATTCTCTGGCGCTTTTGGCATGACTCCGAAGAGGTGCTG GAGCCAGGTGAGAATTTCAAGGATTATCGACTTCATGTTGCACATTAA
- the NDUFB2 gene encoding NADH dehydrogenase [ubiquinone] 1 beta subcomplex subunit 2, mitochondrial isoform X2 — translation MSALTRVASLAGVGGRLFRSGRAQTAGNGGVRHAGGGVHIEPRYRQFPQLTRSQVFQSEFFSGFMWFWILWRFWHDSEEVLGHFPYPDPSQWTDEELGIPPDDED, via the exons ATGTCGGCTCTGACTCGAGTGGCGTCTTTGGCTGGCGTTGGAGGCCGCCTTTTCAGAAGCGGCCGCGCACAGACTGCTGGAAATGGTGGAGTCCGTCA TGCCGGTGGTGGTGTGCACATTGAGCCCCGGTATAGACAGTTCCCCCAGCTGACCAGATCCCAGGTGTTCCAGAGCGAGTTCTTCAGTGGATTCATGTGGTTCTGGATTCTCTGGCGCTTTTGGCATGACTCCGAAGAGGTGCTG GGTCACTTTCCTTATCCTGATCCTTCCCAGTGGACAGATGAAGAATTAGGTATCCCTCCTGATGATGAAGACTGA